Proteins from one Impatiens glandulifera chromosome 2, dImpGla2.1, whole genome shotgun sequence genomic window:
- the LOC124924469 gene encoding probable pectinesterase/pectinesterase inhibitor 58, protein MGDSTDGNKKLVVVGVCSLLLVALVVAVVVGMNQPDAKDSTTENPQQIKSNAKAVQAICEPTDYKEACKESLASANTTDLRQLVGIAFAATKKRILEAASNSTLLNELEKDPRTKDALDCCRSLAETAADDLERSFNQMGQMELIQVDGVLENLKTWLSAALTYQETCLDGFENTTGDAGDKMKQYLKLGMQLTNNGLAMISQISQALSSIDLDALTGHRRLLSGSKGNQFGYPSWIKPAAKRFLREKGRPIKINLVVAKDGSGSYSNITKALSTIPRNSDKTFVLYIKEGVYEEQVQVDRNLTHLMMIGDGPNKTRITGSLNFIDGVSTFHTATVAILGDNFIASGMGFENSAGAEKHQAVALRVGSDLSIFYNCHMDGYQDTLYTHTYRQFYRNCLISGTIDFIFGDSAVVFQNCTMVVRKPMDNQANIVTAQGRKIDRQPTGIVMQNCSVVADPAYYPVRKTLKSYLARPWKEFSRTIIMESFIDDLITPEGFMPWNATFALDTCFYSEYNNYGPGSSKANRTQWLGIKNINRTEVKQFTANRFLGGDLWVRPRRIPLHPGSTKTNYVPYDSWFTRASPKINETDSNNSTSSSAPSPSPSSKKIKSLIPSISLTSPTTTPSPKNSKGKSPSPSPIKNIISSLSPSPGPNSKNSNPSASPSKSESQGSSPSPSPTSSNKKNESHVTSPSPSPSPSPSNKKSENHGPSSSSSPSPSPTSNKGKNQTSSPSPSPNNKKQSSSPSPSPNTNHSNNKSPSPSPN, encoded by the exons ATGGGAGATTCCACAGATGGGAACAAAAAATTGGTGGTGGTGGGAGTTTGTTCCCTGTTACTAGTGGCTTTGGTGGTGGCGGTGGTGGTAGGGATGAACCAACCAGATGCGAAGGATTCCACAACTGAAAATCCCCAACAAATCAAAAGCAATGCTAAGGCAGTTCAAGCTATTTGTGAGCCAACTGATTACAAAGAAGCCTGTAAAGAAAGCCTGGCTTCTGCCAACACAACCGACCTGAGACAATTGGTTGGCATAGCTTTCGCAGCCACAAAGAAGAGAATCTTGGAAGCTGCCAGCAACTCAACTCTCCTTAATGAACTCGAAAAGGATCCTAGGACCAAAGATGCTCTAGATTGTTGTCGTAGTTTGGCTGAAACTGCTGCAGATGATCTTGAGAGATCTTTTAATCAAATGg GTCAAATGGAGTTAATCCAGGTCGATGGGGtgcttgaaaatttgaaaacatggCTTAGCGCTGCCCTGACTTACCAGGAAACTTGTCTTGACGGTTTTGAGAACACAACAGGGGATGCTGGTGACAAGATGAAACAGTATTTAAAACTTGGCATGCAACTAACAAATAATGGTCTTGCCATGATATCTCAGATCTCTCAAGCACTGTCCTCCATTGATCTAGATGCGCTCACAGGCCATCGTCGACTTCTTTCTGGCAGTAAGGGGAATCAATTCGGATACCCATCTTGGATTAAGCCAGCTGCAAAAAGATTTCTCAGAGAAAAAGGAAGACCAATCAAGATTAATCTTGTTGTTGCCAAGGATGGGAGTGGGAGTTATTCTAATATTACAAAAGCCTTGAGTACTATTCCGAGAAATAGTGATAAAACATTTGTGTTGTATATTAAGGAAGGAGTGTACGAGGAGCAAGTACAGGTCGATAGGAATTTAACCCATTTGATGATGATTGGAGATGGTCCCAACAAGACGAGGATAACTGGTAGCTTGAATTTCATTGATGGTGTCTCAACTTTCCACACAGCAACTGTTG CTATACTTGGGGACAATTTCATTGCTTCCGGCATGGGATTCGAGAACTCTGCCGGGGCAGAGAAACATCAGGCGGTGGCTCTCAGAGTTGGGTCCGACTTATCTATATTCTATAACTGTCACATGGATGGTTACCAAGACACactttacacacacacttatcGTCAGTTCTATAGGAATTGTTTGATCTCAGGAACAATTGACTTCATCTTCGGTGATAGTGCTGTCGTTTTCCAAAACTGTACAATGGTTGTCCGTAAGCCAATGGATAACCAAGCAAATATCGTAACAGCTCAAGGCCGGAAAATTGATCGTCAACCAACAGGCATCGTTATGCAAAATTGTTCAGTTGTGGCTGACCCAGCTTATTACCCAGTTCGTAAAACTCTCAAGTCTTATCTTGCTAGGCCTTGGAAAGAATTTTCTAGGACCATTATTATGGAGTCATTTATTGATGACTTAATCACACCAGAAGGATTCATGCCATGGAATGCTACATTTGCATTGGATACTTGCTTCTATTCTGAGTACAATAATTATGGACCTGGATCATCCAAGGCTAATCGCACCCAATGGTTAGGGATCAAGAATATTAATCGAACCGAGGTCAAACAGTTTACTGCAAATAGATTCTTGGGTGGTGACTTATGGGTGCGACCTAGACGTATTCCACTACATCCTGGCTCAACCAAAACTAACTATGTGCCTTATGATTCATGGTTTACACGTGCTTCACCTAAAATAAATGAAACTGATTCCAATAACTCAACTAGTAGTAGTGCCCCATCACCAAGTCCAAGTTCAAAGAAAATCAAGTCACTAATTCCAAGTATCAGCCTCACTAGTCCTACCACAACACCCAGTCCTAAGAATAGCAAGGGAAAAAGTCCATCTCCTAGCcctattaaaaacataatttcaaGCCTAAGTCCTAGTCCCGGTCCAAACAGTAAAAACTCAAATCCTAGTGCGAGCCCGAGCAAAAGTGAAAGCCAAGGTTCAAGCCCTAGTCCTAGTCCGACCTCGAGcaataagaaaaatgaaagcCATGTTACAAGCCCAAGTCCTAGCCCTAGCCCGAGCCCGAGCaataaaaaaagtgaaaacCATGGTCCTAGTTCAAGCTCGAGTCCAAGCCCGAGCCCGACCTCTAATAAAGGCAAAAACCAAACTTCAAGCCCAAGTCCTAGCCcgaataataaaaaacaaagcTCAAGCCCAAGTCCTAGCCCGAACACAAATCATAGCAATAACAAAAGTCCAAGCCCTAGTccaaattag